In the genome of Paenibacillus sp. FSL R5-0766, one region contains:
- a CDS encoding YceI family protein: protein MNKKAKAWLITGVAAVVVIGGGGYYITNSYLGNNVEIEQVLPASTATSTTAVDSTGTPVANETAGAEQLNGDWSISEGSKVYFSVTTSQETVNFVDDKVTGNWTINVDDAAQMKAEGQIEMDGIDSGNGQRDGHVKQADFFDVATYPQATFTATSFEGVPAEWPVGQTVDIKMNGTITVKGIEKEVTFDAKAAYENNAVLLSATSMVTFEDFGMENPHSVVLSTENDIQVQLELKLSK from the coding sequence ATGAACAAGAAAGCAAAAGCATGGCTTATTACAGGTGTGGCGGCGGTTGTCGTAATCGGTGGCGGTGGTTACTATATCACCAATAGTTACTTGGGGAACAACGTGGAGATTGAGCAGGTGCTTCCTGCGAGCACAGCGACATCGACAACAGCTGTAGATAGCACAGGAACGCCTGTAGCCAATGAAACTGCAGGAGCAGAGCAACTGAATGGAGACTGGAGCATCAGCGAAGGTTCCAAAGTATACTTCTCCGTAACCACATCGCAGGAGACCGTTAACTTTGTGGACGATAAGGTAACAGGCAATTGGACCATTAATGTAGACGATGCTGCTCAGATGAAGGCAGAAGGACAGATCGAGATGGACGGAATTGATTCCGGGAATGGACAACGTGATGGTCACGTGAAGCAAGCCGATTTCTTCGACGTCGCTACATATCCACAAGCTACATTTACAGCGACTTCATTCGAAGGGGTACCTGCGGAATGGCCTGTCGGTCAAACGGTTGATATCAAAATGAATGGTACGATTACGGTTAAAGGTATTGAAAAAGAAGTAACTTTTGACGCAAAAGCTGCTTATGAGAATAATGCAGTATTGTTGTCGGCGACATCGATGGTAACGTTCGAAGATTTCGGAATGGAAAATCCACACTCCGTTGTGCTCTCGACAGAAAATGATATTCAGGTACAGCTTGAATTGAAACTTTCCAAATAA
- a CDS encoding response regulator transcription factor: MKSILIVEDEQAIARVLAAYLRKAEFEVHHAADGPTALTLFDTVTPSLVLLDVMLPGMDGWDLLRIIREKSACPVIMLTALDDISDRLNGLNAGADDYMSKPFVPEEVVARVNAVLRRNPHWTSGGKEKRSFGNLVIDLAAKQVLLNGAEVALTPRDLSLLFFLSDYPNRTFTRDHLIEQVWGMDYDGSDRAVDLSIKRLRQALSHWSPETGEIRTLRGMGYQFWIAN; encoded by the coding sequence TTGAAATCCATACTCATCGTCGAGGATGAACAAGCTATTGCACGAGTACTGGCTGCTTATCTGAGAAAAGCAGAATTTGAAGTTCATCATGCAGCAGATGGACCGACTGCACTTACCCTTTTTGATACCGTAACGCCTTCCCTTGTATTACTTGATGTGATGCTGCCAGGAATGGACGGATGGGATCTGCTGCGGATTATTCGTGAAAAAAGTGCTTGTCCCGTGATCATGCTAACTGCACTGGATGACATTTCAGACCGTCTCAACGGACTAAATGCCGGTGCTGACGATTATATGAGCAAACCTTTTGTACCGGAAGAAGTGGTCGCCAGAGTTAATGCGGTGTTGCGCCGTAATCCACATTGGACCTCAGGTGGCAAAGAGAAGCGTTCCTTTGGAAATCTCGTCATTGATCTTGCTGCTAAACAGGTGCTGCTGAACGGAGCAGAGGTTGCACTCACACCTCGTGACCTGTCGTTACTGTTCTTCCTGTCCGATTATCCGAATCGTACATTTACCAGAGATCATCTTATTGAACAGGTATGGGGGATGGACTATGATGGCAGTGACCGTGCTGTGGATCTATCGATTAAACGACTACGTCAAGCCCTCTCCCATTGGTCGCCAGAGACGGGAGAAATTCGGACGTTGCGAGGAATGGGGTATCAATTTTGGATCGCCAACTGA
- a CDS encoding HAMP domain-containing sensor histidine kinase: MDRQLKQKKPKRTISILSHWTLRYFLILCIGFTIIVAGALYWIRTTSIEKSLKTAELLGLEIADRVTSENNMLRVPPDLDRLVTKREKLFNTDNYFCVMILDNNNQLIFSQPKMEQKDVHYRLSDDYLEPRNNKYAGVTVNISEGDQTLGKVWVMQSKQSITFGPETIWFVALILGGLILCGWFTIYLLSKKLSRPIRQVAYAAEQIRGGNYDVSLDLNTREREINELVNSFRDMATRLQQLEEWRTLSLAGVSHELKTPVTSIKGLVMAVRDDVVSPQEGKEFLDIALKESERMERMVADLLDYNAMAAGSVAVRKERTDLKLLVGEIIYQWKIAYEDKMPEVQLHAPPINFFTMGDALRIQQIIVNLLNNALHATAPEQKAVFDIYLSTEEQMLYVDVKDHGTGIAAEEQPKIFERFYRGELKKRRNRGLGLGLTYSRLLAQEQGGELTLVSSSPEGSMFRLSLPRWTATQEAMNTEKAYGAAVKV; the protein is encoded by the coding sequence TTGGATCGCCAACTGAAACAGAAGAAACCCAAACGCACGATATCCATTCTGTCACACTGGACACTGCGATATTTTCTCATTTTGTGCATTGGTTTCACGATTATTGTGGCAGGGGCACTCTACTGGATTCGGACAACTTCCATTGAGAAAAGCCTCAAAACCGCAGAACTGCTTGGACTGGAGATTGCCGATCGAGTGACCAGTGAAAATAATATGCTTCGGGTTCCACCCGATCTGGACAGACTGGTAACCAAGCGAGAGAAACTATTCAACACAGATAATTATTTTTGTGTCATGATCTTGGACAACAACAATCAATTGATCTTTTCCCAGCCTAAAATGGAGCAAAAAGATGTGCATTATCGACTGTCAGACGATTATCTTGAACCTCGAAACAACAAATATGCAGGTGTAACGGTCAACATATCCGAGGGCGATCAAACCTTGGGCAAAGTGTGGGTCATGCAGTCCAAACAATCCATTACATTTGGTCCAGAGACGATATGGTTCGTGGCTCTAATCCTCGGAGGGCTAATCCTCTGTGGATGGTTTACAATCTATCTCCTGTCCAAAAAGTTATCCAGACCGATTCGTCAGGTCGCCTATGCCGCTGAACAGATTCGAGGTGGCAATTATGATGTGAGTCTTGATCTGAATACACGAGAACGTGAGATTAATGAACTTGTAAATTCATTTCGCGATATGGCCACTCGTCTCCAACAACTTGAAGAATGGCGTACACTTTCGCTGGCAGGGGTAAGTCATGAACTCAAGACACCGGTAACTTCCATCAAAGGGCTCGTTATGGCAGTACGTGACGATGTCGTGAGTCCACAGGAAGGAAAAGAATTTTTGGATATCGCTTTGAAGGAATCTGAACGCATGGAGCGAATGGTCGCAGATTTGCTTGACTATAATGCCATGGCTGCAGGAAGTGTTGCCGTTCGCAAGGAACGGACGGATCTGAAGCTGTTGGTCGGTGAGATCATCTATCAGTGGAAGATTGCGTATGAGGACAAAATGCCAGAGGTTCAGCTGCATGCCCCTCCAATTAACTTCTTTACCATGGGGGATGCTCTCCGCATTCAGCAGATCATTGTCAATTTGCTTAATAACGCACTTCATGCCACAGCTCCTGAACAGAAAGCTGTCTTCGACATTTATCTAAGTACAGAAGAACAGATGCTGTACGTTGATGTTAAGGACCACGGCACAGGTATCGCAGCCGAAGAACAACCCAAAATCTTCGAACGTTTCTATCGTGGAGAACTCAAAAAACGTCGTAACCGCGGTCTGGGTCTAGGATTAACATATAGCCGCCTACTCGCTCAGGAACAGGGCGGTGAACTGACACTTGTCTCCAGCAGCCCGGAAGGCAGCATGTTCAGATTAAGCCTGCCACGCTGGACTGCAACACAAGAAGCCATGAATACAGAAAAAGCATACGGAGCAGCCGTTAAAGTATAA
- a CDS encoding ATP-binding protein encodes MSKINHMNRIPRAKGIDMAAFYTPKECRRKAQHIVFSAENERIINEFITILGMKEKFREHDVSIPNKMVMFGPPGTGKTLTASHLAERLDLPLVLMRLDAIIHSHLGETGSNVRKLFEYARMNPCVLFLDEFDAIGRTRESNDEVKEMARVVNTLLQCLDEFDGDSILVAATNLETQLDHAIWRRFDTKMTYGMPDDSSRKLYISKLVGAFEQETRLEDYICERLAGCSYADIEQIVLKAKRKAIIASSVLHKQLISDAYDEYRPRVLEC; translated from the coding sequence ATGAGCAAAATAAACCATATGAACCGGATTCCCCGCGCGAAAGGGATCGATATGGCTGCTTTTTACACGCCGAAAGAGTGTAGACGCAAAGCCCAGCATATTGTATTTTCCGCAGAAAATGAGCGTATCATTAACGAATTTATCACCATTCTAGGAATGAAAGAGAAGTTCAGAGAGCATGATGTATCAATCCCCAACAAAATGGTCATGTTCGGGCCTCCCGGTACGGGTAAAACATTAACGGCATCACATCTGGCGGAGCGCCTTGATCTGCCATTGGTTCTTATGAGATTAGATGCGATCATTCATAGCCACCTTGGGGAGACGGGGAGTAACGTACGTAAGTTATTCGAATATGCACGAATGAATCCCTGTGTGTTATTTCTGGATGAATTTGATGCCATAGGCCGGACACGTGAGAGCAATGATGAAGTGAAAGAGATGGCTCGTGTCGTCAATACGTTATTGCAATGTCTGGACGAATTCGATGGGGACAGCATTCTGGTGGCTGCAACGAATCTGGAAACCCAACTGGATCACGCCATCTGGCGGCGGTTTGATACCAAGATGACCTACGGTATGCCTGATGATTCAAGTCGCAAATTGTATATCAGCAAATTGGTAGGGGCATTTGAACAGGAGACTCGGCTGGAAGATTACATATGTGAACGCTTGGCAGGGTGCAGTTATGCGGATATAGAGCAGATTGTTTTGAAAGCAAAGCGGAAAGCAATCATTGCCAGTAGTGTGCTTCATAAGCAACTGATCTCGGATGCTTACGATGAATACAGACCACGTGTATTAGAGTGTTGA
- a CDS encoding DUF1540 domain-containing protein gives MAKDVLCEVNSCRHWAQENKCNASSIYIVSHSNKEASQSAETDCKTFEVK, from the coding sequence ATGGCAAAAGACGTATTGTGTGAAGTTAATTCCTGTCGTCACTGGGCTCAAGAGAACAAATGTAACGCTTCTTCGATCTACATTGTGAGTCACAGTAACAAAGAAGCAAGTCAGTCTGCTGAAACAGACTGTAAGACTTTTGAAGTAAAATAG
- a CDS encoding 4-hydroxyphenylacetate 3-hydroxylase N-terminal domain-containing protein, with translation MPVKSGTQYRERIDAQSVPCWYKGNLITGKRSEHVAFAGLMETQMHMYDLQSDSKFAETMTYASPADGKPVGISFLPPTSADDLRKRREGMNIWANVHHGFLGRSPDYMNTAIMSFYTGADLLNELSPQYAENLKNYYAYCRDHDITLSHAFIQPYASKISGQLDATEDAIAAKVVDRTEEGLIISGAFMMATQAATSDEIFVYPSPSPAPFDDENPFAFSFAVPNDLPGISLVCRDTYAAESHTNYPLSSRYEEMDNIVIFDRVLVPHERIFFAGSEEISSRLFSGSNFHIHAGHQVLCRYIAKTEFVLGTIQLLTDTLDLNTEAHVIEKSARVFAGLESLKALALAAEAGAIPDGRGFVLPAPKPLMAANLLFPKLYPEMIEILQLLGSSGVIMIPQEEEFQSDIAPSLNIYLKGNDMASHERNALFRLIWELGSGSFGGRQTQFERFFFGNVLTVSNRLFSVYNKDQTNRQLVRDFLFNTSK, from the coding sequence ATGCCTGTTAAAAGTGGCACACAGTATCGCGAACGAATTGATGCACAGTCCGTCCCTTGCTGGTACAAAGGTAACCTTATTACTGGAAAACGCTCTGAACATGTAGCATTTGCTGGCTTAATGGAGACTCAGATGCACATGTATGATTTGCAATCGGATTCTAAATTTGCAGAAACGATGACCTATGCCTCCCCGGCAGACGGCAAACCTGTGGGGATATCCTTCCTGCCTCCAACCAGTGCCGATGACCTCCGTAAACGACGGGAAGGGATGAATATTTGGGCAAACGTGCATCATGGCTTTCTTGGTCGCTCACCCGATTACATGAATACTGCCATAATGTCCTTTTACACAGGTGCCGATCTCCTGAACGAACTATCTCCCCAATATGCAGAAAATCTCAAAAATTATTATGCGTACTGCCGTGATCATGATATCACGTTATCCCATGCCTTCATTCAGCCATATGCCAGCAAAATCTCAGGGCAACTGGATGCTACTGAGGATGCTATTGCTGCAAAGGTCGTAGATCGCACCGAGGAAGGTCTCATTATTAGCGGAGCATTCATGATGGCTACACAAGCTGCCACATCGGATGAGATTTTTGTCTATCCGTCACCTTCTCCCGCCCCATTTGATGACGAAAATCCATTTGCATTCTCTTTTGCTGTCCCCAATGATCTTCCGGGAATCAGTCTGGTGTGCAGGGATACCTACGCAGCCGAATCCCACACTAATTATCCCCTGAGTTCCAGATATGAAGAAATGGACAATATCGTCATCTTTGACCGGGTGCTCGTTCCGCATGAACGAATATTTTTTGCAGGAAGTGAGGAAATCTCCTCGCGTCTCTTCAGTGGTAGTAACTTTCATATTCACGCAGGTCATCAGGTATTGTGTCGTTATATTGCCAAGACGGAATTTGTTCTCGGTACAATCCAGCTTCTCACGGATACGCTGGATCTGAATACGGAAGCACATGTTATAGAGAAATCTGCACGTGTGTTCGCAGGTCTTGAATCGTTAAAAGCATTGGCCTTGGCCGCGGAGGCAGGTGCCATCCCAGATGGGCGCGGATTTGTATTACCTGCACCCAAACCATTGATGGCAGCCAATCTCCTTTTTCCGAAACTTTATCCTGAGATGATTGAAATTCTGCAACTCTTGGGTTCGAGCGGGGTGATTATGATCCCTCAGGAAGAAGAGTTTCAATCCGATATCGCTCCTTCACTGAATATATATCTGAAAGGGAACGATATGGCTTCTCACGAACGCAACGCTCTGTTCCGCCTGATCTGGGAGCTTGGGTCTGGTTCATTCGGGGGCAGACAGACCCAATTCGAACGATTCTTTTTTGGCAATGTCCTTACGGTATCCAATCGGTTGTTCTCCGTCTACAACAAAGATCAGACGAATCGTCAGCTCGTTCGTGATTTTCTATTCAACACCAGCAAATAA
- a CDS encoding nitroreductase family protein produces the protein MSTGLSQDISSRKRRAGTCEFSPLPVPQSVIRKLLDEADPSLYVMSSEPWRFMLFAGEGRQLYLEAVRQSYPPHLADRYGDWATYQYTEAIPTHLVVVAPRNAREDDLLPAKAWSKRFSILAAEQGLNAVWKINDYQQHPVFMNLMGLTSEEKVLGVFHIGYGDQPALRDMDASRPASELMTVYDHLV, from the coding sequence ATGTCTACCGGTCTAAGTCAAGATATAAGCAGCCGCAAGAGACGTGCAGGAACTTGTGAATTCAGTCCGTTGCCAGTACCCCAGTCGGTTATACGAAAGTTGCTTGATGAAGCAGATCCTTCATTATATGTAATGAGTTCAGAACCTTGGAGGTTTATGTTGTTTGCAGGCGAAGGACGACAGCTTTATCTGGAAGCGGTCAGACAGAGCTATCCACCCCATCTGGCTGATCGCTACGGCGATTGGGCTACATATCAATACACGGAAGCAATTCCAACCCATCTGGTTGTCGTGGCGCCTAGAAATGCCCGTGAGGATGATCTTCTGCCGGCCAAAGCCTGGAGCAAACGTTTTAGTATTCTGGCTGCGGAACAGGGTTTGAATGCTGTCTGGAAGATCAATGATTATCAACAACATCCTGTGTTTATGAATTTAATGGGTTTGACAAGTGAAGAGAAGGTGCTGGGGGTCTTTCATATCGGTTACGGAGACCAGCCTGCATTGCGGGATATGGATGCAAGCAGACCAGCCTCTGAACTGATGACGGTATATGACCATCTGGTCTAA
- a CDS encoding flavodoxin, with protein MAKLLVAYASMTGNTEEIAELIVEGITQGGHEADLKSVTDCNASDVLDYDGFMIGVYTWGDGELPDEFLDFYEELDELDLSGKRAAVFGSGDTSYEQFCGAVDLAAAKLQERGAEVSPELLKIEYSPLEQEKETCRDFGKRFAAAGLQVS; from the coding sequence ATGGCTAAATTGTTAGTGGCTTATGCAAGCATGACAGGAAATACAGAAGAAATTGCAGAACTGATTGTGGAAGGAATTACACAGGGAGGCCACGAGGCAGACCTGAAATCCGTTACGGATTGTAATGCATCTGATGTATTGGACTATGACGGATTCATGATCGGTGTGTACACTTGGGGAGACGGGGAGTTGCCAGATGAATTCCTTGATTTCTATGAGGAGCTGGATGAGCTTGACCTGAGTGGTAAGAGGGCTGCGGTGTTTGGTAGTGGTGACACCTCGTATGAGCAGTTCTGCGGTGCAGTTGATCTCGCGGCTGCCAAGCTGCAAGAGCGTGGGGCGGAGGTATCTCCAGAGCTGTTGAAAATTGAATATAGTCCGCTTGAGCAGGAGAAGGAAACATGCCGTGACTTTGGCAAACGCTTCGCTGCTGCCGGATTACAGGTATCCTAA
- a CDS encoding class I SAM-dependent methyltransferase: MYVAKNWKDYEVIDTGGGEKLERWGDVILRRPDPQIIWPLEQETNEWRQVHGHYHRSSSGGGNWDMKKPIPERWTIGYENLKFHIKPTSFKHTGLFPEQAANWSWMMDKISNAGRPISVLNLFAYTGGATVAAAYAGASVVHVDAAKGMVQWAKENVQLSGLADRPVRFITDDVFKFVQREQRRGNRYDAIIMDPPSYGRGPNGETWKLEENLYPFLKSCMTILSDNPLFMLVNSYTTGISSTVLRNMLTMTMSAQYGGDITAGEIGLPITRSGLDLPCGILGRWES, encoded by the coding sequence ATGTACGTAGCTAAGAATTGGAAGGACTATGAAGTAATCGATACAGGAGGCGGCGAGAAACTGGAGCGTTGGGGAGATGTGATTTTACGCAGACCCGATCCACAGATTATCTGGCCCCTTGAGCAAGAAACCAATGAATGGCGTCAGGTGCATGGTCACTACCATCGCAGCTCTTCCGGTGGCGGTAACTGGGATATGAAAAAGCCCATTCCCGAGCGCTGGACGATCGGATATGAAAACCTGAAATTCCACATTAAACCCACCAGCTTTAAGCACACTGGCCTATTCCCTGAACAAGCCGCCAACTGGAGTTGGATGATGGATAAAATCTCCAATGCAGGACGTCCTATTTCTGTCTTGAACCTGTTTGCCTATACAGGTGGAGCAACGGTAGCCGCAGCATACGCTGGCGCTTCTGTTGTACATGTGGATGCAGCTAAAGGCATGGTTCAATGGGCCAAGGAAAATGTTCAATTATCCGGACTGGCTGATCGCCCTGTTCGTTTTATTACAGATGATGTATTCAAATTCGTACAACGGGAACAACGTCGCGGAAATCGTTACGACGCCATTATTATGGACCCTCCTTCATATGGCCGAGGCCCTAATGGAGAGACATGGAAACTGGAAGAGAACCTATATCCTTTCTTGAAGTCGTGTATGACGATCTTGTCGGATAATCCATTATTCATGCTGGTTAACTCTTACACTACGGGCATTTCCTCTACGGTTCTGCGCAACATGTTGACCATGACGATGTCTGCTCAGTACGGCGGTGACATTACTGCAGGTGAAATTGGTCTGCCGATCACACGCAGTGGTCTAGATCTGCCTTGTGGTATTCTGGGCCGTTGGGAGTCTTAA
- a CDS encoding RNA pseudouridine synthase, with product MSEHRHDHDAIPILFEDNHLLGITKPVNVPTQEDASGDPDLLTLLKQDLKERYNKPGNVYLGLVHRLDRPVGGAMIFAKTSKAASRLSETVRGRHFRKIYAAVVHGKLPAQQGTLKHTLLKDARTNTVTVVPKGTAGGKDAVLDYRVIGETDRYSLVHIELHTGRSHQIRVQMKEIGCPLYGDQKYGASVNKPGQQIALWSAIAAFPHPVTKEEVILQSLPAREFPWAEWPAVVYQNAFGQPL from the coding sequence ATGTCAGAACATCGGCATGATCACGATGCAATTCCGATTCTGTTCGAAGACAACCATCTGTTAGGTATTACGAAGCCGGTCAATGTACCTACCCAGGAAGATGCATCAGGTGATCCAGATTTGCTTACATTGCTGAAGCAAGATCTGAAAGAACGATATAACAAACCTGGCAATGTCTATCTCGGGTTAGTACACCGACTTGATCGTCCGGTTGGAGGGGCAATGATCTTTGCCAAGACATCCAAAGCAGCTTCGAGATTGTCCGAGACTGTGCGAGGACGTCATTTCCGTAAAATATATGCGGCTGTTGTACATGGCAAGTTGCCTGCACAGCAGGGAACGTTAAAACACACGCTCCTGAAAGATGCACGTACAAATACTGTTACTGTTGTACCTAAAGGTACGGCTGGCGGTAAGGATGCCGTTCTGGATTACCGTGTTATCGGCGAGACAGACCGTTACAGCCTCGTCCATATCGAACTGCACACCGGCAGATCTCATCAGATTCGAGTGCAAATGAAAGAAATCGGCTGCCCTCTGTACGGGGATCAGAAGTACGGCGCAAGCGTGAATAAACCCGGGCAACAGATTGCTCTATGGTCTGCGATTGCTGCTTTTCCTCATCCAGTTACTAAGGAAGAAGTTATTCTGCAATCTTTGCCTGCAAGAGAATTCCCCTGGGCAGAATGGCCCGCTGTCGTGTACCAAAACGCTTTTGGACAACCTCTATAA
- a CDS encoding MGMT family protein: MTPFTKQVVAIIAAIPEGKVMTYGQIAAHAGSPRAARQVVRILHSMSRKERLPWHRVVNAKGEISIPDEHSRMMQETELISEGVEFQLNGTINLKQFGHEPDPVFLIDPTIQPE, encoded by the coding sequence ATGACCCCGTTTACCAAACAAGTCGTTGCGATCATCGCGGCGATTCCCGAAGGTAAAGTGATGACTTACGGTCAGATTGCAGCCCATGCCGGGAGTCCAAGAGCCGCGAGACAAGTCGTACGTATTCTGCACTCGATGAGCCGCAAGGAACGTCTGCCCTGGCACCGTGTCGTCAATGCAAAAGGAGAAATCTCCATACCGGACGAACACTCGCGCATGATGCAGGAAACAGAACTGATTAGCGAAGGTGTGGAGTTTCAACTGAACGGAACCATTAATCTCAAACAGTTCGGTCATGAGCCCGATCCTGTATTTCTTATTGATCCAACGATCCAGCCCGAATAA
- a CDS encoding DHA2 family efflux MFS transporter permease subunit yields MSTTTAAAPSSAMDNIKKGPIVAALLIGAFVAFLNQTLMNVALPKIMEDLAINANKAQWLTTGYMLVNGVLIPVTAYLIAKFSTRQIFITAMTLFTIGTLVCGLSPTFTILMVGRVIQAAGAGILMPLMTVVFLTIFPIEKRGQAMGTMGIAMILAPAIGPTLSGYVVEHYSWRLLFYIILPFSIIATAIGIAFVKNVTRQSRPKLDYPGVILSTLGFGSLLYGFSDAGTDGWGSAIVIGCLVVGAISLILFVIRQLTTDHPLLEFRIFKYNMYTLTTIINMLVTMAMFAGMILLPIFLQNIRGFSPIESGLLMMPGAILMGIMSPITGRIFDKVGARWLSVAGLAITAITTFGLSRLAIDTTYGYMMFIYTARMFGMSMLMMPIQTAGLNQLPQRLNAHGTAMSNTLRTVAGAIGTAILVTIMSSKLKTHLADAVAAGQVDPNNKTAMLAATADATIYGVNYAFIVATGMTLVALIMAFFIRKTKPAVEPVTVEQEKATATA; encoded by the coding sequence ATGAGTACGACTACTGCTGCAGCTCCATCCTCAGCGATGGACAACATCAAGAAAGGCCCGATTGTAGCGGCATTGTTAATTGGTGCCTTTGTGGCATTCCTGAACCAAACCCTGATGAACGTAGCGCTTCCTAAAATCATGGAAGACCTCGCGATCAATGCAAACAAAGCCCAATGGTTAACCACGGGTTACATGCTTGTGAACGGTGTACTGATTCCGGTTACGGCATATCTGATTGCCAAATTTTCAACGCGTCAAATTTTCATTACAGCCATGACTCTATTTACCATAGGTACATTAGTCTGTGGTCTTAGTCCAACCTTCACCATTCTGATGGTAGGTCGTGTCATTCAAGCGGCAGGTGCAGGTATTCTGATGCCTCTCATGACCGTTGTATTCCTGACCATCTTCCCGATTGAGAAACGCGGTCAGGCCATGGGAACCATGGGGATTGCGATGATTCTGGCTCCTGCGATTGGGCCTACACTTTCAGGTTATGTGGTTGAGCATTATTCCTGGAGATTGTTGTTCTACATCATCTTGCCATTCTCTATAATTGCAACGGCAATTGGTATTGCTTTTGTTAAAAACGTAACACGTCAATCCAGACCTAAACTGGATTATCCAGGCGTTATTTTATCTACACTAGGTTTTGGTAGTTTGCTGTACGGATTCAGTGATGCGGGTACCGATGGATGGGGCAGTGCAATTGTCATTGGATGTCTCGTCGTAGGTGCGATATCCCTGATTCTGTTCGTTATTCGTCAACTGACAACAGATCATCCGCTCCTTGAGTTCCGTATTTTCAAGTACAACATGTATACATTAACAACAATTATCAACATGCTCGTGACCATGGCGATGTTTGCAGGTATGATCCTGCTTCCTATTTTCCTGCAAAATATTCGTGGATTCTCACCAATTGAATCAGGACTTCTGATGATGCCCGGTGCGATATTGATGGGGATTATGTCTCCAATTACAGGTCGCATATTTGATAAAGTGGGCGCACGCTGGCTTTCGGTTGCAGGTCTTGCCATTACGGCAATTACAACTTTTGGACTGAGTCGTCTGGCAATCGATACTACCTACGGCTACATGATGTTTATCTACACGGCTCGTATGTTCGGTATGTCGATGCTGATGATGCCAATCCAGACAGCAGGTCTGAATCAACTGCCTCAACGTCTGAACGCGCATGGTACAGCGATGTCCAATACATTGCGTACAGTTGCCGGTGCGATCGGTACAGCCATTCTGGTTACTATCATGAGTAGTAAGCTCAAAACACATCTGGCGGATGCAGTGGCTGCTGGCCAAGTTGACCCTAATAATAAGACAGCGATGTTAGCAGCTACAGCAGATGCAACGATTTACGGCGTTAACTATGCATTCATCGTGGCTACCGGAATGACCTTAGTTGCTTTGATCATGGCGTTCTTTATTCGGAAAACAAAACCAGCTGTTGAGCCTGTTACTGTAGAACAGGAAAAAGCGACGGCTACAGCATAA
- a CDS encoding MarR family transcriptional regulator: MTDTYEVFYIINSFRQVNQMLFRAFWNENKEIELTSIQFMVLSILRERPSIGINEVAELCHMGSSSMSAVVERLVKGEYIVRTRSDADRRSVKLQITDKGEQAQQETHHLWMERVSPILDISKDDLEHLLRIHSQMIEKLEGREMNNI; this comes from the coding sequence ATGACTGATACGTATGAAGTATTCTATATTATTAATTCGTTCCGCCAAGTGAATCAAATGCTTTTTCGAGCATTTTGGAATGAAAACAAGGAGATCGAGCTGACTTCGATTCAGTTTATGGTGTTATCCATCCTGAGGGAGCGTCCTTCCATTGGCATCAATGAAGTGGCTGAGCTATGCCATATGGGCAGCAGTTCCATGAGTGCTGTTGTGGAGCGACTGGTCAAAGGGGAGTATATCGTTCGGACACGTTCGGATGCTGACCGCCGATCCGTTAAGCTTCAGATCACGGACAAAGGGGAACAGGCCCAACAGGAAACGCACCATTTGTGGATGGAAAGAGTGTCACCCATTCTGGATATATCGAAGGACGACCTTGAGCACCTACTTAGAATTCATAGTCAAATGATTGAAAAGTTAGAAGGAAGAGAGATGAACAACATATGA